The Desulfonatronospira thiodismutans ASO3-1 DNA segment TTATCTGCTTACGCCTGAAGACCCTTCTGTTTCAATGGATACAATATCCACTGTTGAGGATTTTCTGGAACAAAACAGAAAAAACAGGTGCGGGGTTTAGAATATTTTTCTTAGAGATTCATTACATGCTGCAGGTGCCGGCGCTCACAGCGTCATCCCTGCATCTGAGTCTGTGCATGGCCCTGGCCATTGCAGCCTTGGCCCGGGCGTAATCGATCTGCTCCTTTTCCTGCTGCAGACGCTGTTCAGCCCTTTCTTTGGCTTTTCGGGCCCTTTCAATGCTTATCTCATCGGCTTTTTCAGCAACTTCAGCCAGGATGGACACCTTTGTCGGCGTTACTTCTGTAAATCCTCCTGAGACAAACACAAAGTACTTGCGGCCCTCTTTC contains these protein-coding regions:
- a CDS encoding F0F1 ATP synthase subunit epsilon, whose protein sequence is MANLIRLEIVTPDRNLLSEDVEYVGAPGVSGEFGVLHNHTPFLTALSIGSLFYKKEGRKYFVFVSGGFTEVTPTKVSILAEVAEKADEISIERARKAKERAEQRLQQEKEQIDYARAKAAMARAMHRLRCRDDAVSAGTCSM